The Shewanella mangrovisoli genome has a window encoding:
- a CDS encoding PaaI family thioesterase: protein MSIWFRPVTLEDCARLDAGMGGKGTLMQTLGIEISEIGDDYMKATMPATPAVHNPLGIVHGGANVALAETVASYAANFAVDFEQYYCVGQEINANHLRASRNGVLTATAKPVHLGKRSSVWEILIHNSAGELTCISRMTAAVVKR from the coding sequence ATGAGTATTTGGTTTAGACCTGTCACCTTAGAGGATTGTGCCCGTTTAGATGCTGGTATGGGGGGCAAAGGCACCTTGATGCAGACTCTCGGGATTGAGATCAGCGAGATTGGCGATGACTATATGAAGGCGACTATGCCTGCCACGCCCGCGGTACATAATCCCTTAGGCATAGTTCATGGCGGTGCTAACGTGGCGCTGGCCGAAACGGTTGCCAGCTATGCCGCAAACTTTGCGGTGGATTTCGAGCAATATTATTGTGTTGGACAAGAGATTAACGCCAACCATTTACGCGCTTCGCGTAATGGCGTACTGACCGCGACGGCTAAACCGGTTCATTTGGGAAAACGCAGTTCGGTGTGGGAAATCTTAATCCATAATAGTGCAGGGGAGTTGACCTGTATTTCACGGATGACGGCGGCGGTAGTAAAACGCTAA
- a CDS encoding YgjV family protein, translating to MDSAMMWEWVGYLASVVVAISLMMSNIKKLRWWNLLGSALFVAYGVAIQAYPVAAVNFFIVIIDAYYLVVIYREQAASVNE from the coding sequence ATGGATAGTGCAATGATGTGGGAATGGGTTGGTTATTTAGCGTCTGTGGTGGTGGCCATCTCTTTGATGATGTCTAACATCAAAAAGTTACGCTGGTGGAACTTGCTGGGGTCGGCATTATTCGTTGCCTATGGGGTAGCGATACAAGCTTACCCGGTGGCGGCGGTTAACTTTTTTATCGTAATAATCGATGCCTATTATTTGGTCGTCATCTATCGCGAACAGGCGGCCTCTGTCAATGAGTAA
- the katB gene encoding catalase KatB, translating to MSQQYLTSQSGSPIADDQNSLSAGERGPLLLQDWHLIEKLAHFNRERIPERVVHAKGTGVYGTFTLTKDLSEYTIADHFNGVGKQTETFVRFSTVGGEMGSADAERDPRGFGLRFYTARGNHDIVGNNTPTFFLRDGIKFPDFIHTQKRNPLTNLKDPQAMWDFWSLNPEAMHQVTILMSDRGIPANYRQMHGYGSHTFSFWNAKGERFWVKFHFKSQQGVVNLTNEQADKLKGIDPDSSQRDMVVAVTDGNFPRWTVNVQVMPESDANTYHINPFDLTKVWPHGDYPLIEIGVLELNRLPQNYFAEVEQVALAPSNLVPGVGASPDKMLQARLFAYADAQRYRIGANYNQLPVNCPHATKANHHQRAGAMAGTQCPYHGSQTGGDAAANYGPNSTAGALVEPASFAEPPLRLDGEAARYSRYNQDDYTQAGNLYRIFSEAEKARLVETISGSLRQASLDVQQRMLAHFHKADADYGQRIQTALGL from the coding sequence ATGAGTCAACAGTATTTAACAAGCCAAAGCGGTTCTCCAATTGCTGACGATCAAAACTCATTGTCAGCGGGCGAGCGTGGTCCATTACTACTGCAAGATTGGCATTTAATTGAAAAGCTTGCCCACTTTAACCGTGAGCGTATTCCAGAGCGTGTTGTGCATGCCAAAGGCACTGGCGTATACGGTACTTTCACCCTGACTAAAGACTTAAGCGAATACACCATTGCCGACCATTTTAACGGTGTTGGTAAGCAAACTGAAACCTTCGTGCGCTTCTCTACCGTAGGCGGTGAAATGGGCTCTGCCGATGCCGAACGCGACCCCCGTGGTTTTGGTCTGCGCTTTTATACTGCTCGTGGTAATCACGACATAGTGGGTAACAACACGCCTACTTTCTTCCTGCGTGATGGGATTAAGTTTCCAGACTTTATCCATACCCAAAAACGTAACCCATTGACGAATTTGAAAGATCCACAAGCTATGTGGGACTTCTGGTCATTAAACCCTGAAGCCATGCACCAAGTGACGATTCTGATGTCTGACCGTGGTATTCCGGCAAACTACCGCCAAATGCATGGTTATGGTTCACATACTTTCTCGTTCTGGAATGCTAAAGGTGAGCGTTTCTGGGTGAAGTTCCACTTCAAATCGCAGCAAGGCGTGGTGAACTTAACTAATGAGCAAGCCGATAAGTTAAAGGGTATCGACCCTGACTCATCCCAGCGCGATATGGTGGTGGCAGTGACCGATGGCAACTTCCCTCGTTGGACGGTGAACGTACAGGTTATGCCTGAGAGCGACGCCAACACTTACCATATCAACCCATTCGATTTAACTAAGGTGTGGCCACATGGCGATTACCCGTTAATTGAGATTGGTGTGTTAGAGCTGAATCGTTTACCGCAAAACTACTTTGCCGAAGTTGAGCAAGTGGCATTAGCACCGAGCAACTTAGTACCAGGTGTAGGCGCATCGCCCGATAAGATGTTACAGGCACGTTTATTCGCCTATGCCGATGCGCAGCGTTACCGTATTGGGGCGAACTACAACCAGTTACCAGTAAACTGCCCACATGCGACTAAAGCCAACCATCATCAACGTGCGGGTGCCATGGCGGGAACGCAATGCCCGTACCACGGTAGCCAAACTGGTGGTGATGCCGCGGCCAACTATGGTCCAAACAGCACTGCGGGGGCTTTAGTGGAACCAGCAAGCTTTGCCGAGCCACCACTGCGTTTAGATGGCGAAGCGGCGCGTTACAGCCGTTACAATCAGGATGATTACACGCAAGCGGGTAATCTGTATCGCATCTTTAGCGAAGCAGAGAAAGCGCGCTTAGTGGAAACGATTTCAGGCTCACTGCGTCAGGCAAGTTTGGATGTACAGCAACGTATGCTGGCACATTTCCACAAGGCCGATGCGGATTACGGTCAACGGATCCAAACTGCACTCGGGTTATAA
- a CDS encoding TMEM165/GDT1 family protein encodes MEALLASTFTVAIAEIGDKTQLLALLLAARFKNKTAIILGILLSTLFNHFAAAWLGQWAINWVSPDVARYLVAASFFAIALWVLIPDKVDAEESRFYKMGPFIATFILFFIAEMGDKTQIATVVLAAKYDALAMVVAGTTLGMLLANVPVVIAGHFSAEKLPMKWIHRGCAILFALLGVATLVL; translated from the coding sequence TTGGAAGCGTTACTCGCCTCAACCTTTACGGTTGCCATCGCCGAGATTGGCGATAAAACTCAACTGCTTGCCCTATTACTCGCTGCAAGATTTAAAAATAAAACCGCGATTATCTTGGGTATTTTACTCTCAACCCTGTTTAACCATTTTGCCGCCGCTTGGCTTGGCCAATGGGCTATTAACTGGGTAAGCCCAGATGTAGCACGCTACTTGGTTGCCGCTTCCTTCTTTGCAATTGCGCTATGGGTGTTAATCCCCGATAAAGTGGACGCCGAAGAAAGCCGTTTCTATAAGATGGGACCTTTTATCGCGACCTTTATTCTGTTCTTTATTGCCGAAATGGGCGACAAAACCCAGATCGCGACTGTCGTGTTAGCCGCTAAATACGATGCCTTAGCCATGGTGGTTGCAGGTACCACTTTGGGTATGTTGCTGGCGAACGTCCCAGTGGTTATTGCAGGGCATTTTAGTGCCGAAAAACTACCAATGAAGTGGATCCACAGGGGCTGCGCGATTTTATTCGCCCTGTTAGGTGTCGCAACGCTAGTGCTTTAA
- the gbpA gene encoding N-acetylglucosamine-binding protein GbpA: MEHQTAFSSITNAKLKRPQLARLSLIALALSATSALVSQTASAHGYVVSPESRSYACKTGSNLNCGAVQWEPQSVEGPSGFPESGPADGKIASAANAAFSPLDEQSPSRWSKHDIKSGWNDFSWQFTANHVTRNWRYYLTRQGWDQNQALSRASFDLAPFCVVDGGMVQPPKLVTHNCYVPEDRTGYHVILAVWEVGDTTNSFYNAIDVNFSSGAVVPGEWTDIGDINPSLDLKAGDKVMTRVFDANGEQTAKQTQITIADATQGAKQNWPFLLASAINAQQPQLKAGQKNASGVISPVYGKNEIYAAPNSGLERVEVSFDIAPAPGNQLDVTSLADDYPIVDGAAKVSFDVSTNTDMQVSAYLFSHDGTAVGYVTQAVNNTSESLVLDVVAPKAGHYHLQVKGEPKQGEVIQQNFDLFLKDQATAPDADFVFPEGIKNYVAGTKVLQPKTGKVYQCKPWPYSGYCMQWSPTATGFEPGVGGSWAMAWTEL, encoded by the coding sequence GTGGAACATCAAACTGCTTTTTCATCCATTACAAACGCTAAACTCAAACGTCCGCAACTGGCTCGCTTAAGCCTAATAGCCTTAGCTTTAAGCGCCACGAGTGCGCTAGTTAGCCAAACGGCGTCGGCCCACGGTTATGTGGTTTCACCAGAGTCACGCTCATACGCCTGTAAAACTGGCAGCAATTTAAACTGCGGCGCCGTTCAGTGGGAACCGCAAAGTGTTGAAGGTCCATCAGGTTTTCCTGAGTCAGGCCCTGCCGACGGCAAAATTGCCAGCGCAGCCAACGCGGCGTTTTCTCCCTTGGATGAACAGAGCCCAAGTCGTTGGTCTAAGCATGACATTAAGTCGGGTTGGAATGACTTTAGCTGGCAGTTCACCGCTAACCATGTGACCCGCAATTGGCGTTACTATTTAACCCGCCAAGGGTGGGATCAAAACCAAGCGTTGAGCCGTGCAAGTTTTGACTTAGCGCCCTTCTGTGTGGTCGATGGTGGCATGGTGCAGCCGCCTAAGTTAGTGACGCATAACTGTTATGTGCCTGAAGATAGAACCGGTTATCACGTCATTTTGGCCGTGTGGGAAGTGGGGGACACTACCAACAGTTTCTACAATGCCATCGATGTGAACTTTAGCTCTGGCGCCGTGGTGCCGGGCGAGTGGACCGACATTGGTGATATCAATCCGTCACTCGATCTTAAGGCGGGTGATAAGGTGATGACGCGGGTGTTTGATGCGAATGGTGAGCAAACTGCCAAGCAAACCCAGATAACCATTGCCGATGCCACCCAAGGCGCCAAGCAAAATTGGCCATTCCTGTTAGCCAGCGCGATTAACGCCCAGCAGCCACAACTTAAGGCGGGGCAGAAGAATGCCTCTGGGGTGATCTCGCCCGTTTACGGTAAAAATGAGATTTATGCCGCGCCCAATTCGGGTCTAGAGCGAGTGGAAGTGAGCTTTGATATTGCGCCTGCGCCGGGCAATCAGCTCGATGTCACGTCACTCGCCGATGATTACCCCATTGTCGATGGTGCCGCAAAGGTCAGTTTCGATGTTAGCACTAATACCGATATGCAGGTCTCGGCTTACCTGTTTAGCCACGATGGCACGGCAGTAGGATATGTCACGCAAGCGGTCAATAATACTAGCGAGAGTTTAGTGCTGGATGTCGTCGCGCCAAAGGCGGGCCATTATCACTTACAGGTGAAGGGCGAGCCAAAGCAAGGTGAGGTTATCCAGCAAAACTTCGATCTGTTCTTAAAAGATCAAGCCACAGCCCCGGATGCCGACTTTGTCTTCCCCGAGGGCATTAAAAACTATGTGGCGGGTACTAAAGTGCTGCAACCTAAAACTGGCAAGGTCTATCAATGTAAACCTTGGCCTTACAGTGGTTATTGCATGCAATGGTCGCCAACGGCAACTGGGTTTGAACCGGGTGTCGGCGGCTCTTGGGCTATGGCCTGGACTGAGCTGTAA
- a CDS encoding aromatic amino acid transport family protein: MLGSIAIVAGTAIGAGMLALPLATAALGMVPAILLMVVIWGLSAYTSLLMLEINLRSGVGDNVHAITGKLLGKKGQMVQGASFLSLLFALTAAYLTGGSSLLVLKAKNMFDLVLDNQLAVVLFTLVLGGFAALGVAWVDKASRFLFSLMILLLIVVVLFLLPEVSISSMATSAVAESMTSSWMAAIPVVFTSFGFHVCIATLVRYLDGDAVSLRKVLLIGSTIPLACYIFWLLVTLGTVGGTEVSSFNGSLPALISALQEIAHTPWISKCISLFADLALITSFLGVTLSLYDFVAELTRAKKTFLGRAQTWLLTFVPPLLCALYVPEGFVAVLGFAAVPLVVMIIFLPIVMALRQRQAMPQGYQVSGGTFALGIAGLLGAVIIGAQLFVAL, translated from the coding sequence ATGTTAGGCTCGATAGCCATTGTCGCGGGGACCGCCATTGGCGCGGGAATGTTAGCCTTACCCTTAGCCACGGCCGCCTTAGGCATGGTGCCAGCCATTTTGCTAATGGTGGTGATTTGGGGCTTGTCAGCCTATACCTCATTGTTAATGCTTGAGATTAACCTGCGCTCTGGCGTCGGTGATAACGTCCACGCCATCACGGGCAAACTCCTCGGCAAGAAAGGCCAAATGGTGCAAGGCGCTTCCTTTCTCAGCTTACTCTTTGCTTTAACGGCGGCGTATTTGACGGGCGGCTCATCGCTGTTAGTACTTAAAGCCAAAAATATGTTCGACCTAGTGTTAGACAACCAACTGGCTGTGGTGCTGTTTACCTTAGTGCTGGGTGGATTTGCGGCCTTAGGGGTGGCTTGGGTCGATAAAGCCTCGCGCTTCTTGTTTTCGCTGATGATTTTATTGCTAATTGTGGTTGTGCTGTTTTTATTACCCGAAGTCAGCATCTCGAGTATGGCAACCAGTGCGGTGGCCGAGTCCATGACCAGCAGTTGGATGGCGGCGATTCCTGTGGTGTTTACTTCCTTCGGTTTCCACGTGTGTATCGCGACCTTAGTGCGTTATTTAGATGGCGATGCTGTGTCGCTGCGCAAAGTATTGCTAATCGGTTCAACCATTCCACTCGCTTGTTATATCTTCTGGTTATTGGTGACCTTAGGCACAGTCGGTGGCACCGAAGTCAGTAGCTTTAACGGCTCTTTACCTGCGCTTATCAGTGCATTACAAGAGATTGCCCACACACCTTGGATCAGCAAATGTATTTCGCTGTTTGCGGATTTAGCCTTAATCACCTCTTTCCTCGGGGTAACCTTAAGTCTGTATGATTTTGTGGCCGAACTGACCCGCGCGAAGAAGACCTTCCTCGGCCGCGCCCAAACTTGGCTGTTAACCTTTGTGCCGCCGCTGTTATGTGCGCTCTATGTCCCCGAAGGTTTTGTTGCCGTATTAGGGTTTGCCGCCGTGCCGCTGGTGGTGATGATTATCTTCCTGCCGATCGTGATGGCACTGCGTCAGCGCCAAGCCATGCCGCAGGGATACCAAGTGTCCGGCGGGACATTTGCCCTCGGGATCGCGGGTCTGCTAGGCGCGGTGATTATCGGCGCTCAGCTATTTGTCGCGCTGTAA
- a CDS encoding S46 family peptidase: MKKWLLSVAVAASFASHADEGMWQPHQLPAMADELKAKGLEIDAKSISKLTEFPMNAVISLGGCTASFVSPKGLVVTNHHCAYGSIQYNSTPEKNLLQDGFLAKTFADELPAAPGSRVYVTEEVTNVTERVNAGLENKTGREFYQGVENQEKALVAECEKDEGYRCQVYSFHGGLEYYLVKQLEIRDVRLVYNPAGSVGKYGGDVDNWMWPRHTGDFSFYRAYVSKTGKPAEFSADNVPYEPKSFLKVSAKGVSEGDFVMVAGYPGRTNRYRTANEVQNQFEWAYPEGKMLRERFIEIIKETAPEGSDERIKYESQIAGLANYAKNFTSMIEFYGKSTMLADRKAREAELAAWIAKDGSREAKYGKTLSELDALIAKSKAHQERDMILSYIGNTTMVPTATNLYRLAHEKQLPDMQREPGFQDRDMTRFKASMERIDRRYAPSVDKAVLLDMLKRYAALPEAQRLPAMDKAFGIDKKVNEAKLAKTLDKMYAKTELGNKDVRLAWMEKSVDDFKASKDPFIQFAVAMYDTNMSEEKKEKELDGELMKVRPQYMDAIIAYNREQGKPVYADANSSLRVTVGHVKGYEPKDGLVAKPFTRLEGIVQKDTGVDPFDAPKKQLELIKQKQYGDFYVKAIDSVPVNFLSTLDTTGGNSGSPTLNGRAELVGLLFDGVYESIIGDWAYDDNINRSIQVDSRYMLWVMKYLDNADNLLAEMEIVK; encoded by the coding sequence ATGAAAAAATGGTTACTCTCAGTTGCCGTGGCGGCGAGTTTTGCCTCCCATGCCGATGAAGGTATGTGGCAGCCACACCAATTGCCCGCAATGGCCGATGAACTCAAAGCGAAAGGCTTAGAGATTGATGCGAAATCGATTTCCAAACTGACCGAATTTCCCATGAATGCCGTGATTAGCCTAGGTGGCTGTACGGCATCTTTTGTATCGCCAAAAGGCTTAGTCGTGACAAACCACCACTGCGCCTATGGTTCGATTCAATATAACTCGACTCCAGAGAAGAACCTGTTACAGGACGGTTTCTTAGCTAAAACCTTTGCCGATGAATTACCCGCAGCGCCTGGTTCTCGCGTTTATGTCACCGAAGAGGTGACCAATGTGACTGAGCGTGTTAACGCAGGGCTTGAAAACAAGACGGGCCGTGAGTTTTATCAAGGCGTTGAGAATCAAGAAAAAGCACTCGTTGCCGAGTGTGAAAAGGATGAAGGCTACCGCTGCCAAGTGTATAGCTTCCACGGTGGCTTAGAATATTATCTGGTAAAACAGTTAGAAATCCGCGACGTACGTTTAGTCTATAACCCTGCGGGCAGCGTTGGTAAATACGGCGGCGATGTCGATAACTGGATGTGGCCGCGCCACACGGGCGACTTTTCGTTCTACCGCGCCTATGTGTCTAAAACCGGTAAACCTGCCGAATTTAGCGCCGACAACGTTCCTTACGAGCCAAAGAGTTTCTTAAAAGTCTCGGCAAAAGGCGTGAGCGAAGGGGATTTTGTGATGGTAGCGGGTTACCCCGGCCGTACCAACAGATACCGTACCGCGAACGAAGTGCAAAATCAGTTCGAATGGGCTTACCCAGAAGGCAAGATGCTGCGCGAACGTTTTATTGAAATCATCAAAGAAACGGCGCCAGAAGGTAGTGACGAGCGCATTAAGTACGAGAGCCAAATCGCTGGCTTAGCGAACTACGCTAAAAACTTCACCTCTATGATTGAGTTTTATGGTAAATCCACCATGTTAGCCGACCGCAAGGCCCGTGAAGCCGAGCTCGCCGCATGGATTGCTAAAGACGGCAGCCGCGAAGCCAAATACGGTAAAACCTTAAGCGAATTAGACGCGCTGATCGCTAAGAGCAAAGCTCATCAAGAACGGGATATGATTTTAAGCTACATTGGCAACACTACGATGGTGCCAACGGCGACCAATCTGTACCGTTTAGCCCATGAGAAGCAACTGCCTGATATGCAACGCGAACCCGGCTTCCAAGACCGCGATATGACGCGTTTCAAGGCGAGCATGGAACGTATCGATCGCCGTTATGCGCCAAGTGTGGATAAGGCCGTACTCTTAGATATGCTCAAACGTTATGCCGCGTTACCTGAGGCGCAGCGCTTACCTGCTATGGATAAAGCCTTTGGTATCGATAAAAAGGTTAACGAAGCTAAACTGGCGAAAACCTTAGACAAAATGTACGCCAAAACCGAGCTGGGCAACAAAGATGTGCGTTTAGCTTGGATGGAAAAATCCGTTGATGATTTCAAAGCCTCTAAGGATCCTTTTATTCAATTCGCCGTGGCCATGTATGACACTAACATGAGCGAAGAGAAGAAAGAGAAAGAGTTAGATGGCGAGCTGATGAAAGTACGTCCGCAGTATATGGATGCCATCATCGCCTATAACCGTGAGCAAGGTAAGCCAGTGTACGCCGATGCAAACTCTAGTCTGCGCGTGACCGTTGGTCATGTTAAAGGTTATGAACCTAAAGATGGTTTAGTGGCTAAGCCCTTTACTCGCCTCGAAGGCATAGTGCAAAAAGACACTGGTGTTGACCCATTCGATGCGCCGAAAAAGCAGTTAGAGCTTATCAAGCAGAAGCAATACGGTGATTTCTATGTGAAAGCCATCGATTCTGTGCCAGTAAACTTCCTGTCGACCTTAGACACCACCGGCGGTAACTCAGGCTCCCCAACCCTAAACGGCCGCGCTGAATTAGTAGGTTTACTGTTCGATGGCGTGTATGAAAGCATCATCGGTGACTGGGCGTACGACGACAATATCAACCGCTCAATCCAAGTCGATAGCCGTTATATGCTGTGGGTAATGAAGTATTTAGATAATGCCGACAACCTATTAGCCGAGATGGAAATCGTTAAGTAA
- a CDS encoding OmpA family protein, whose translation MGHKTLLSAVFLTVTCGVATFAVNAESLFTPFPDAKSPEEKRIHFTPFELITAVNGDKFTLLPVSGKLTRQSVELPEGYSPEHVINNYLAQLQKLNAEVLFSCQAATCGDGQAMQTQLKPLKSVNADYHSAYAAVKLKGSRGEVYASIYVVNREDRYTYLQVDILDSIPEPLDLIQANSDFLQQAPKDIEIKDRRSDDAQGATDHPLLGRMPGSYISSYKQTNFTQVPVLVGMSGADYQTKPLDAKLTQITYQMPESYSLFEINSNYAAAAQKLQAERVFHCKGTACGDDDNLINAIKLIKDDKEDEWQEYQLFKLSHAKGDVYFDIYSQGYFDGTPADTTLRVMELSTLKDDRVAIDLDALTDAISQTGKATLEGMLFDYDSERMLPESKPVLEVLASYLKQNPTLSFYVVGHTDDKGERSYNQSLSERRAAAVIKQLSDGFQIPSAQLTAHGNGEYSPVASNTNDAGQKLNRRVELVLRSDKK comes from the coding sequence ATGGGACATAAGACGTTACTGAGTGCTGTATTTTTGACTGTGACCTGCGGTGTCGCCACTTTTGCGGTGAATGCTGAATCACTGTTTACTCCCTTTCCTGACGCCAAATCGCCTGAAGAAAAGCGCATCCACTTTACGCCCTTTGAGCTTATCACCGCAGTGAATGGGGACAAGTTCACTCTGTTGCCTGTATCGGGGAAATTGACTCGACAAAGCGTTGAGTTGCCAGAGGGATATAGTCCCGAACATGTGATCAATAACTATTTGGCACAGCTTCAAAAACTGAATGCTGAAGTGTTATTTAGCTGTCAGGCCGCCACCTGTGGTGATGGTCAAGCCATGCAAACTCAGCTAAAGCCACTTAAGAGCGTGAATGCCGATTATCACAGTGCTTATGCGGCGGTAAAACTAAAAGGTTCTCGCGGTGAGGTTTACGCCAGTATCTATGTCGTCAATCGCGAGGATAGATATACCTACCTGCAGGTCGATATCCTTGATTCTATTCCTGAGCCGCTGGATTTGATCCAAGCGAATAGTGACTTTTTACAACAGGCGCCGAAGGATATTGAGATTAAAGATAGGCGCAGTGACGATGCTCAAGGCGCGACCGACCATCCTTTGCTGGGGCGTATGCCCGGCAGTTATATTTCAAGTTACAAACAAACTAACTTTACCCAAGTGCCTGTATTGGTAGGGATGTCGGGCGCCGATTATCAAACCAAACCGCTGGACGCCAAGCTTACCCAAATAACTTATCAGATGCCTGAAAGCTACTCGTTGTTTGAAATCAACAGCAACTATGCCGCAGCAGCACAAAAGCTGCAGGCTGAGCGGGTGTTCCACTGTAAAGGTACGGCCTGCGGCGACGATGATAATCTGATCAATGCCATCAAATTAATCAAGGACGATAAAGAAGACGAATGGCAGGAGTATCAGCTGTTTAAGCTGAGTCACGCCAAGGGTGATGTTTACTTCGATATCTATTCCCAAGGTTATTTCGATGGCACGCCTGCCGATACTACGCTCAGGGTCATGGAACTCTCTACTCTGAAGGATGATCGTGTGGCTATCGACCTCGATGCCTTGACTGATGCGATTAGCCAAACAGGTAAAGCGACGTTGGAGGGAATGTTGTTTGATTATGACAGTGAGCGTATGTTGCCTGAGTCCAAGCCAGTTCTTGAGGTCCTCGCGAGTTATCTTAAGCAGAACCCCACGTTGAGTTTTTATGTGGTCGGACATACCGATGACAAGGGCGAGCGGAGTTACAATCAAAGCCTGTCGGAGCGCCGCGCCGCTGCAGTGATTAAGCAGTTGAGTGACGGATTTCAAATTCCGTCGGCCCAATTAACCGCTCACGGTAATGGGGAATACAGCCCTGTAGCCAGCAATACTAATGACGCCGGACAAAAGTTGAATCGCAGAGTGGAGTTAGTGCTTCGTTCCGATAAAAAGTAG
- a CDS encoding 23S rRNA pseudouridine(2604) synthase RluF, giving the protein MRLAKYLAQCGISSRREACRLIEAGRISLNDKIAKHTDAVHFDADGQCLDSLCLDGKPISGIEALTYWIFNKAVGTDCRLLDADKSSLLHLLPTAPRLYPVGRLDKDSRGLLLLTNDGELTHKLMHPSFAHSKTYHVQLDKPFNDAFIEQMASGLQYKEVRTLPCQVTRLSDVSFEIVLTQGLNRQIRRMSNALGYKVIDLQRVALMTLTLGSLAEGEMRPLSPEEVARLKAAVTI; this is encoded by the coding sequence ATGCGTCTCGCCAAATACCTTGCCCAATGTGGCATTAGTTCACGCCGTGAAGCCTGCCGCTTGATTGAGGCTGGACGCATCAGCCTCAATGACAAGATAGCCAAGCATACCGATGCCGTGCATTTCGATGCTGACGGCCAATGTCTTGATAGCCTCTGCTTAGATGGAAAGCCCATATCGGGCATCGAAGCGCTTACTTATTGGATCTTCAATAAAGCCGTAGGCACAGATTGCCGTTTGTTAGACGCCGATAAATCCAGTTTGCTGCATTTACTGCCAACTGCGCCAAGACTCTACCCAGTAGGCAGATTAGATAAAGATTCCCGTGGTTTATTGCTGCTCACCAACGATGGCGAACTCACCCATAAACTGATGCACCCCAGTTTTGCCCACAGTAAAACCTATCACGTACAACTCGATAAGCCCTTCAACGATGCCTTTATCGAACAAATGGCCAGCGGCTTGCAATATAAAGAAGTGCGCACACTCCCCTGCCAAGTCACGCGGTTAAGTGATGTGAGTTTTGAAATAGTGCTTACCCAAGGGTTAAATCGCCAAATTCGGCGCATGTCCAACGCCTTAGGTTATAAGGTGATTGACTTACAACGCGTCGCGTTAATGACATTAACGCTAGGATCCTTAGCCGAAGGCGAAATGCGACCACTCAGCCCAGAGGAAGTTGCGAGGCTTAAAGCCGCAGTGACGATTTAG